In one Nicotiana tomentosiformis chromosome 6, ASM39032v3, whole genome shotgun sequence genomic region, the following are encoded:
- the LOC104108897 gene encoding proteasome subunit beta type-6-like — translation MVNDSISEFDKTNRNMKCTGHYFLIQLSKFGMEMDRLLPHSTETSILVLGANSRTSTGMYMTSRLSNKITQLADNVYVCADDAQIVADYVRHFRIQLVQPTTVKSAANFEGSLVDGTNMKGVQYSCWGNSTVLEPLRFAIEGCESSYLHGFLNRSWREGMSQEEAEKLAMNAVSLAIARHGGAMLLPNAIQSSNNKLTKSRMSNPRRLVTNY, via the exons ATTCTATATCTGAATTCGATAAGACCAATAGGAATATGAAATGCACCGGTCACTATTTCCTAATACAG CTAAGTAAATTTGGCATGGAGATGGACAGATTGTTGCCACATTCTACGGAAACCAGCATCCTTGTTCTCGGCGCTAACTCCCGCACCAGTACTGGAATGTATATGACGAGTAGGCTTTCTAATAAGATAACTCAGCTAGCTGATAATGTCTATGTTTGCGCTGACGATGCACAAATAGTTGCAGATTACGTTCGCCACTTTCGAATTCAACTTGTCCAGCCAACTACTGTCAAGTCAGCTGCAAACTTT GAAGGATCGTTGGTGGACGGGACAAATATGAAGGGGGTACAATATTCCTGTTGGGGGAACAGCACAGTATTGGAGCCGCTACGTTTTGCTATTGAAGGATGTGAATCTAGTTATTTGCATGGTTTCTTGAACCGATCATGGAGGGAAGGGATGAGTCAAGAAGAAGCAGAAAAACTGGCTATGAATGCGGTGTCCCTTGCCATTGCACGACATGGTGGTGCTATGTTGCTACCAAACGCTATACAGTCGTCAAATAATAAattgactaaaagtcggatgtcaaaTCCACGAAGACTTGTTactaactattaa
- the LOC104108896 gene encoding scarecrow-like protein 21 — protein sequence MDAHHFYDYGVTGSDLSYSSYPTISSLPNRPSGTSKFDSENSPISPLANYFDSETFTTLSNCQEQHSSTENLSGASSSSNSSLDYNNYFHRPSSSPDCLPEGLLVFSGGNAVLQNAVHSQNMQHALLQLESALMGPDEEVTKSSPSYGGNRAAQTSNQRSRAWTNESKVLHQNETQRSQISLFAKSGNGIRSQEQNKVLDNLPLHGLPSSNLKQLLIACARVLADNKLDDFEVLVTKARSTVSITGDPIQRLGAYIVEGLVARKELSGTTIYRSLRCKEPAGNDLLSYMHILYEICPYLKFGYMAANGAIAEACRNENYVHIIDFQIAQGTQWMTLLQALAARPGGAPYVRITGIDDPVSQYARGDGLAAVEKRLSAISEKFNIAVEFNAVPVFAPEVTKAMLDVRPGEAVAVNFPLQLHHTPDESVDVNNPRDELIRMIKSLCPKIVTLVEQESNTNTAPFFPRFLEALDYYHAMFESIDVTLARDRKERINVEQHCLARDIVNVIACEGKERVERHELLGKWKSRFMMAGFRQYPLSSYVNSVIKDLMRRYSEHYTLVEKDGAMLLGWKERNLISASAWY from the coding sequence ATGGATGCGCACCATTTTTATGATTATGGTGTGACTGGAAGCGATTTGTCATACTCTTCATATCCTACTATTAGTTCTCTACCAAATAGGCCGTctgggacctcgaaatttgattcagAAAATTCGCCAATTTCGCCACTTGCAAACTATTTCGACTCTGAGACCTTTACCACATTAAGTAATTGCCAGGAGCAGCACAGCTCTACAGAAAATCTTTCAGGAGCTAGTTCTTCCAGTAATTCTTCGCTGGATTATAACAATTATTTCCATCGTCCAAGCTCCTCCCCGGATTGTCTTCCGGAAGGTCTGCTGGTTTTCTCTGGTGGAAATGCTGTTCTTCAGAATGCGGTTCACAGTCAGAACATGCAACATGCTCTGCTGCAGTTGGAGTCTGCTTTAATGGGGCCAGACGAAGAAGTCACAAAATCTAGCCCTTCTTATGGTGGAAATAGGGCGGCACAAACATCAAATCAGAGGTCTAGGGCGTGGACCAACGAATCCAAGGTTTTGCATCAAAATGAAACTCAACGATCACAAATTTCCTTGTTCGCCAAGTCAGGCAATGGAATTCGAAGTCAGGAACAGAACAAAGTACTAGACAACTTGCCCTTGCATGGTCTTCCCTCTAGCAATCTGAAGCAGCTGCTTATAGCATGCGCCCGAGTTCTTGCTGACAACAAACTAGATGATTTTGAAGTACTGGTTACCAAGGCAAGGAGTACTGTGTCCATTACTGGAGATCCAATCCAGCGTCTTGGTGCTTACATTGTAGAAGGGCTAGTAGCAAGAAAGGAGTTATCTGGAACCACCATATACAGGAGTTTGAGGTGCAAGGAACCGGCTGGAAATGACTTGCTCTCCTACATGCATATCCTCTATGAAATATGTCCTTACCTAAAGTTTGGCTACATGGCTGCAAATGGTGCCATAGCAGAAGCATGCAGAAACGAAAATTACGTCCACATTATTGACTTCCAAATTGCACAGGGGACCCAGTGGATGACTCTCTTACAAGCTCTTGCTGCAAGACCCGGCGGTGCCCCCTATGTACGCATTACAGGAATTGATGATCCAGTTTCACAATATGCTCGGGGAGACGGATTGGCAGCAGTGGAGAAACGACTATCAGCAATTTCTGAGAAATTCAACATTGCAGTAGAGTTTAATGCAGTGCCAGTTTTTGCTCCAGAAGTCACTAAGGCTATGCTTGATGTAAGGCCTGGTGAGGCTGTGGCAGTAAACTTTCCTTTGCAACTTCATCACACCCCTGATGAGAGTGTTGACGTGAATAACCCAAGGGATGAGCTTATTAGGATGATAAAGTCGCTTTGCCCCAAGATAGTCACTTTGGTTGAGCAAGAATCAAATACAAACACGGCCCCATTTTTCCCTAGGTTTTTAGAAGCTCTGGACTACTACCATGCAATGTTCGAGTCAATAGATGTGACCCTAGCGAGGGACAGGAAGGAGCGGATCAATGTGGAGCAGCATTGTTTGGCTAGGGATATAGTGAATGTCATAGCATGCGAGGGCAAGGAAAGGGTGGAACGTCACGAGCTACTGGGGAAGTGGAAATCCAGGTTCATGATGGCAGGTTTTCGGCAATATCCTCTGAGCTCTTATGTGAATTCAGTGATAAAGGACCTCATGAGGCGTTACTCGGAGCATTATACACTAGTGGAGAAAGATGGGGCTATGCTGTTGGGGTGGAAGGAGAGGAACCTAATCTCTGCATCTGCTTGGTACTAG